A genomic segment from Bos taurus isolate L1 Dominette 01449 registration number 42190680 breed Hereford chromosome 1, ARS-UCD2.0, whole genome shotgun sequence encodes:
- the AGTR1 gene encoding type-1 angiotensin II receptor codes for MILNSSTEDGIKRIQDDCPKAGRHNYIFIMIPTLYSIIFVVGIFGNSLVVIVIYFYMKLKTVASVFLLNLALADLCFLLTLPLWAVYTAMEYRWPFGNYLCKIASASVSFNLYASVFLLTCLSIDRYLAIVHPMKSRLRRTMLVAKVTCIIIWLLAGLASLPTIIHRNVFFIENTNITVCAFHYESQNSTLPVGLGLTKNILGFLFPFLIILTSYTLIWKTLKKAYEIQKNKPRKDDIFKIILAIVLFFFFSWVPHQIFTFMDVLIQLGLIRDCKIEDIVDTAMPITICLAYFNNCLNPLFYGFLGKKFKKYFLQLLKYIPPKAKSHSNLSTKMSTLSYRPSENGNSSTKKPAPCIEVE; via the coding sequence ATGATCCTCAACTCTTCCACTGAAGATGGTATTAAAAGAATCCAAGATGATTGTCCCAAAGCTGGAAGGCACAATTACATATTTATCATGATCCCTACTTTATACAGTATTATCTTTGTGGTGGGGATATTTGGAAACAGCTTGGTGGTGATTGTCATTTACTTTTACATGAAACTGAAGACTGTGGccagtgtttttcttttgaatttagcTCTGGCTGACTTATGCTTTTTACTGACTTTGCCACTGTGGGCTGTCTACACTGCTATGGAATACCGCTGGCCCTTCGGCAATTACCTATGTAAGATCGCTTCAGCCAGTGTCAGTTTCAACCTCTATGCCAGCGTGTTTCTACTTACATGTCTAAGCATTGACCGCTACCTGGCTATTGTTCACCCAATGAAGTCCCGCCTCCGGCGCACAATGCTTGTGGCCAAAGTCACCTGCATCATTATTTGGCTGCTGGCAGGTTTGGCCAGTTTGCCAACTATAATCCACCGCAATGTATTTTTCATCGAGAATACCAATATCACCGTTTGCGCTTTCCATTACGAATCCCAAAATTCTACCCTCCCGGTAGGGCTGGGCCTCACCAAGAATATATTGggattcttgtttccttttctgatcATTCTTACAAGCTACACTCTTATTTGGAAGACCCTCAAGAAGGCTTATGAAATTCAGAAGAACAAACCAAGAAAAGATGATATTTTCAAGATAATTTTGGCAATcgtgcttttctttttcttttcctgggttCCCCACCAGATATTCACTTTTATGGATGTGTTAATTCAGTTGGGCCTCATCCGTGACTGTAAAATTGAAGATATTGTTGACACTGCCATGCCCATCACTATTTGCTTGGCTTATTTTAACAATTGCCTGAATCCTCTCTTTTATGGCTTtctaggaaaaaaatttaaaaaatattttctacagcTTCTGAAATACATTCCCCCAAAGGCCAAATCCCACTCAAACCTGTCGACAAAAATGAGCACACTCTCCTACCGCCCCTCAGAAAATGGAAACTCCTCTACCAAGAAGCCTGCCCCATGCATTGAGGTTGAGTAA